The Pseudomonas hefeiensis genomic sequence CGGAATTCGTTGCGATGATTCCTCCCATGACGGTGGAGGTCACATTCATCACGCCGATCCCGAGCGCTTATATAGTTTCTTTCAGAAAAAGGGGAAGCAGCACTTGGGAAGCGTTTCATTGATGTAAAAAAGCCCCCACCCAACCCACTGCGGATAGGGGACGCAGTGGGCTGGACGGGGGCTTCTTGTACGGCTGATCGTTATTGGGCGATGGTTTTCACCGAGACGCCGCGTTCGATCGGGGTAGAGCGACCGTAGATGTCTTCGAAGCGCTCGATGTCGTCTTCGCCCAGATAGCTACCGGACTGCACTTCGATGATTTCCAGCGGGATCTTGCCCGGGTTGCGCAGGCGATGAACCGAGGCAATCGGGATGTAGGTCGACTGGTTTTCGCAGAGCAGGAACACGTTCTCGTCGCAGGTCACTTCGGCGGTGCCGCTGACCACGATCCAGTGTTCGGCACGGTGGTGGTGCATCTGCAGCGACAGGCACGCGCCCGGCTTGACCGAGATGTGCTTGACCTGGAAGCGACCGCCCATGTCCACCGAGTCATAGGAACCCCATGGACGATAGACCTCGCAGTGGTTCTGGGTTTCGGTACGACCCTGGGCGTTGAGGGTGTTGACCATTTGTTTCACGCCTTGGACCTTGTCCTTGTGGGCGATCATCATGGCGTCCTTGGTTTCGACCACCACGATGTTGTCCAGGCCGATCACCGACACCAGCTTGCCGTTGCCGTGGATCATGCAGTTGCGGCTGTCCTGGACGACGACGTCGCCCTTGGTGACGTTGCCGTTGACGTCCTTGGGGTTGACTTCCCACAGCGACGACCAGCAGCCGACATCGCTCCAGCCGGCCGACAGCGGCACCACGCAGGCGCGCTGGGTCTTTTCCATCACCGCATAGTCGATGGAGTTGTCCGGGCAGCAAGCGAAAGTGGCTTCGTCAAAGGTGATGGTGTCGGCCGTCTGTTCGCTGCGCTCCAGCGTCAGCAGGCAAGTGTCATAGATATCCGGGTCGTGTTTTTTCAGCTCTTCGAGGAAACGGCTGGCGCGGAACAGGAACATGCCGCTGTTCCAGAAGTAACCGCCGGCTTCGACGAACTCGGTGGCGCGCTTGACGTCGGGTTTTTCGACGAAGTGCGAAACCCGGCTCACCCCTTCAGGCAGCAGCGCATCGTTGGTCGACTTGATGTAGCCATAACCGGTTTCCGGTTTGGTGGCCGGTACGCCGAACAGCACCATTTCGCCACGCTCGGCGGCCACGGTGGCCAGCGCCAACGCGCGTTGCAGGGCTTTCTGGTCTTCCAGCACGTGGTCGGCCGGCAGGACCAGCATCAGCTCGTCGCGACCTTCATTGACCAGCATCATGGCGGTCAGCGCCACGGCGGGTGCGGTGTTGCGT encodes the following:
- a CDS encoding mannose-1-phosphate guanylyltransferase/mannose-6-phosphate isomerase produces the protein MIPVILSGGSGSRLWPLSRKQFPKQFLALTGEHTLFQQTLERLVFEGMDTPIVVCNKDHRFIVNEQLSNRNLEAQRILMEPFGRNTAPAVALTAMMLVNEGRDELMLVLPADHVLEDQKALQRALALATVAAERGEMVLFGVPATKPETGYGYIKSTNDALLPEGVSRVSHFVEKPDVKRATEFVEAGGYFWNSGMFLFRASRFLEELKKHDPDIYDTCLLTLERSEQTADTITFDEATFACCPDNSIDYAVMEKTQRACVVPLSAGWSDVGCWSSLWEVNPKDVNGNVTKGDVVVQDSRNCMIHGNGKLVSVIGLDNIVVVETKDAMMIAHKDKVQGVKQMVNTLNAQGRTETQNHCEVYRPWGSYDSVDMGGRFQVKHISVKPGACLSLQMHHHRAEHWIVVSGTAEVTCDENVFLLCENQSTYIPIASVHRLRNPGKIPLEIIEVQSGSYLGEDDIERFEDIYGRSTPIERGVSVKTIAQ